The following nucleotide sequence is from Mytilus edulis chromosome 13, xbMytEdul2.2, whole genome shotgun sequence.
TCGAGTCTATTATATTTAGATTTTCAAAACTTATTAGAAAATGAAGAGCTTATAAACCGAACCAAACATTACGTGCAAAGCCAGACCAGGAATAAGAACTTTGTATGAGGGAGATATATTTTTCAGTCTAAAATGATATCAAATATTTTGTACGAGCAAATTTCAATTAAACAATATCCGTAtttttaatacgtcagacgcgcgttttgtctttaTAAGTcacaccagtgacgctcagatcaaaatatttataaagccaaacaagtacaaagttgaagagcattgtgaaCCCAAACCTCAAAGAAGTTgtgctaagataatctattcctagAATACGAAAATCCTTATATTCgaaaatatatagttttgtaaacaggaaatttataaaaatgactactgggctggtgatacgaTCTAGGACGAAACGTCCGACAGGAGTGGAATCGACTCAGGGATAACAAAAATAGTGGTTGTTCATTCCAAAAGTGTTGAAAAGTAGCCAACCCTTTTGTCAAAATTATGATTTCTTTGATAATATTTCATGAGAATCACATTTGAAATTATCAGTGAGAGCAGATCGTTTAATGATTATCAATCAACTAATCATAGATACGCCTGTTGCATGCGCATAAAACAATTCATGGACATTGCAGTTGGTAAGTTTTTGTCACACTATAGTTTTAAGTTTACAAATTAATATTTGACACTATGCTTCGctcaattttgtcttttttattcgATCAAAGATAGTAAACTCATTtcctttcatttctttttttggaGGGTTAGGGATGGTGGTCTTTAACCAAAATGAAACCATGCTGTGACTCTGAATGTCTGTTGCATATGTTGCATTgtgttatattgtttatcaagaaaacaaaaatatcaacatGATACGATTTGAATCTGAATCATCATAGACATTAAGGGCCTTTCAAAATCTTGGTATCTATTTGATATGAAATTATTGTACTCTAGTGTATTTGTGCGCACTAATATGCATCATGTTTGTTTTGGCGGTACAACAAATAGGGCGAGGTAATTCACCAGCTTCCTCTTGTCTCTGGTCAGATACGACACCCTGTTACCGGATCCTGTCCAGCGACGGCTAAATAAACTGGACATTTAACGAAAGATAGTAGAAATTTAGATTGCACTGTTGCTGAAAATATGAACATCAAATTAGcgaattaaacaaaattaaagtatTACCATTGAGACATCCGAAGTTAAAATCAACAAACATTGTAGAAAcatgtcttattggcaatcaaaaTATTCATATGCGATCAATAGTATTTTTCCACTGTATTTTTTTCTCACCTGTTGTAATCGTACTGAACTGTAGGTGCAGTAAAGGTTAAAAAGAAGTTATTTGTCGTTATTTTAGCAAGTCTCGTATCGACAGGACGTATTACGTGTTTATATTTCGTAATCTCAAACTTTGTGAAATGTAATTAGAACAAGTAGCTCGGGAAATTGTAATTGTTATATCTTTACCTTGTTTCTCTTTTAAGTGTATTAATTTTTTGTAcaacaattgttttattgtttacttcATTAATAAGAAACTTGAGTTATACGGGTATGTCATAGGTACctatttgttttgtaatgttttgtATGGCTCGTTATATTTgtgtttaaggaggctcgagggtataaaaatttcagaaaaaaatcaaacatttgtttttcattacaaattttatttacttccttttgtagttgttactttagcatatggtacaaaaatcattcaaaataatcaatatgtgttggccccagatgactttcaaaatgtatacatcattgaaaaagttccaaattatctcccttttgtggaaaaatgccattttttggctctaaaattgaaatatctttttcaactcatcggtgacctatctttttttcatataatttccatataagctgtactcaaacaaaattattgtaaaattttagcgatttctgttataaatttcttttttttatttcgatattacctttatttctcctattacttcaacagaaaaaaaaacacctttacaaaaatgtatgcttctttcgacggcagattgtgagcgcaaatgaacggtgaccccacttttttatttcatttttctattaactataagataaagttcatttataaaaaaatatagagaaatcctatataaatgatttagacccgcgaacccccttaaatacaactttaaacttttgaaaaaatcaTTACACTTTTATAATTTAACATTAATGCTCAGCAGTTTTATCGACGTTTTTTCGAAATGATTTACTGTCAGTTTTTATTGTTTCTTTGGATTATATGTATCAGTTCTTATGTGTTACCGAAGTACAAGGCCACACTAAATGGATATCATCAAAAACAGAcgaaacagtaaaagtaatattcataaagacataTAAACGAGTACGGTAatacgttattaagatgataaacagcGTCAGTAcacagaatctatacttcaagaccatcgtgtattatttgtaaagttgatagAGAATATGTATCAACAAAGCATTGGTACCTTTCGATGAACTTTTATACAAAAAGGACGATACGTTTTTTGACAAACCCCTGGTGTGTCAACTTTCTGtacagacactggtgacgtttaacAAAacctgagtaggagctgcaattTCTCGACTATAggataagttgggaaatatatatcctatatgcaggtgaagttgataTCTTGCTTGTAAGGCGGGGGAAATCTATAATTTCTCGTTTGTCATCAACTGTTCAAATATGCACATAAAAGGCAGTTTATAactatttgattgattgattgtcggttgctttacgccgcattagtaGATATCACTATTTGATCACATCATGTTTATCTAAAAATAAACTATTTACCTGCCATCTTCTCAGTCTGTTATAGGGTTTGGTTTGTAAAAGATTTCCCGTTATATGTTCTTTTGTTTCCATCTTAAGTACGCGTATCTTTAACACATTCTCTCTGCCTTAAAATTTGCAGTAAAAACCAAGGTACAGTAAACAAAGTGAAAACTAAAACTAAGATACATACGAAAATTGTGTACACACGTGGCGAATAAGGCTGTAATAAGATCTTGTCGTTGTTTCAAATACAACTTTAATTCTATACAAAGGTTTTAACATGGACAGTAGTTCATAACAATTCGCTGTGtgctatttattaaaataaataaaactacctTAGAGTGGTTAATGAGCTATGttaaattcttaattattttttttttatgtaatatcccatttctgttttattttgttaatagatttatttgttttcatgattattcagattataacacaatgttgactgctgtaccccatttttatctttttacctattaattttgtttacatataattatcaacatgattgaattgtttgctactgtcatacaagtgagaggtttacgtATTCCTTTGATGTTTTGATTTGGTCATTTGGTTAGggaattttcgttttgaattttcttcgaagttttgtatttttggttATTTAAGTTTATGAGCATTCGCCTGAATTTTAGCAAATTTCGAAGTGTTGAAATTTTGATGATATGCCTGTCAAAAGTTGGGATTTTTCAAAAAtccaatgaatatataaaatgtagataCACATTTTTTGTCTTAGAGAAGTATAAATTGTAGATGTACTTTGTAAAATACATCATCTCGGTTGAAACAAACAAATCTCTAAATGACATTATAAGATAACAATTATTCTACAGCaaatgcacatttcgacaatgaATGTCTCTTCATTGATACTCGAGTCTATTATATTTAGATTTTCAAAACTTATTAGAAAATGAAGAGCTTGTAAACCAAACCGGACATAACGTGAAACCAAAACAAGACAATGAATAAGATATGTGTATCAGggagatacaatatatatgtttgaGTCTAAAATTATAACCAAAATTTGTTACcagcaaatttcaataaaacaatatccgtatttttaatacgccagacgctcgttttgACTTTATAAATCGTATCAGTGACgcacaaataaaacaattgatgaagccaaacaagtacaaagttgaagacccaAACCTAAAAAAAATGTGGGAAAAACGGCTAAgctaatctattcctgggataagaaaatctttagttttcgaaaatttatagttttgtaaacaggaaatttagaaaaatgactACTGCGATGGTGATACCATCTAGAACGtaacgtccaccagtagtggaATCGACCCAGTGATAACAAAAATAGTGGTAGTTGATGCCAAAGGTGTTGAAAAATAGCCAACCGTTTGTCAAAATTATGATTTCCTTCATAATATTTCACGAGAATGACATTTTAAATTATCAGTGAGAATGGATCGATTCTATAATTGTCAATAAATTCATCATGGATACGCCTGTTGTATGCGCCTAAAACAATTCATGAATATTGCATCAAATGGAGTTtgtaacgaccttgactggctatacagcccttgcacggtcggcatGAACATTGGGTTGGGGATGGTAGTCTTTAACCAAAATGAGACCATGCCGTGACTCTGAATGTCTGTTGTATATGTTGCATTGTGTTATATTATTTAGCAAGAAATCAAAAATATCAACAACAGATGATTTGAATCTGAATCAGAATAGACACCAAGGGCATTTCGAAATCTTTGTAACTATTTGATATGAAATTATTGTACTCTAGTGGATGAAGTTTATTTATGTGCACTAATTTGCATCGGGTTTGTTTTGGCGGTACAACAAATAGGGCGAGACAATTTACTAGCTTCCTCCTCTCCTTGGTCAGATACAACAATATGTTACCGGATCCTGTCCAGCGACGGCTTAAACAAccggacatttaaagaaaaatagtagaaatttaaattcattgtcgctgaatagatataaaaaggaagatgtggtatgattgccaatgagacaacaatccacaaaagaccaaaatgatacagacattaacaactataggtcaccgtacggccttcaacaatgaacagagcccataccgcatagtcagctataataggccccgataagacaatgtaaaacaattcaaacttgaaaactaacggccttatttatgtaaaaaaatgaacgaaaaacaaatgtgtaacacaaaaacaaacgacaaccactgaattacaggctcctgacttgggacaggcacatacataaataatgtggcggggttaaacatgttaacgggatcccaaccctccccctaacctgggacaatggtataacagtacaacatacgaacgaactataaacatcagttgaaaaaggcttaactcatcagatggacaaaaatacaagtggacgtgccCGGGTGACATCAAATTGCCGAATTAAACAGAAATAAAGTAATGCGTATTACCATTGAGACATCCCAAGTTAAAATCAACAGACATTGTAGAaacatgtctcattggcaatacaaatatttatatgcgatcaatactattttttctaattttgttttcTCACCTGTTGTAATCATTCTGAACTTAAGGTGTACACAATTGTTCTAAAGGTCATTTGTCGTTATGTTATCAAGTCTCGTATCGACAGAagtattacatgtttttttttgtagccTATTTTGTTTGGAACTGTACAATAAGTAGCTCGGGAAATTGTAATGGTTATCTCCCTGAATTTCTTTTTAGGGTGTTCATATTTTGtgaaacaattgttttattgtttcttCATCAATACATGCAATAAGAAACTTGAGTTATATGTTAATGCCAAACTTTactatttgttttgtaatgttttgtACGACTCGTTATATTTGTGTTTAAGTACaactttaaacttttgaaaaaaaacattattatttttatcatctaACAGTGATATTCAGAATTTTTCATGAGAGATTTTTGTGAAATGATTTTCTCtcagtttttattatttctttggaTTATATGTGTCAGTTCTTAAGTGTTATCGAATCATTGTGATATTAAATTAACTAAAAAGGACGTAAGATGTAACTGCAGCACAAAGAATTTAACACATATACCAACAGGTTGTCCATCAAACacaacatatttatatatgtctGATAATAATCTTGAAATTATATCTAAGAAAGCTTTCACTAAATATTCACAGCTTCGATATCTGGATAAAAGTTATGTTCATGTGATTGCAATCGACCAATCAGCGTTTGATAATTTATCACATTTAAAAAACTGAATTTATTCGCTAATCTAATGAAAACGTTTCGAGGGAATATATTTTCACCACTAGATGACCTACAAGTATTTCAGATATCACATTACTTGTTAACAACGTATCCAAGAGAGGCGTGGTTGGATGTTCTAcatttaacaaacgtgtttactTATGGTGGACCGTCAAATGGATCATTATTGCTTATTTACTACTAAAGTGAAACTTGACAGCAATGGTAGTAATTCATGTGTCAAAAACGATGGCAATATTTAAACAACAAATGCAATTTACAATCACCTGCGAATTATGAGAATACGATGTCTAACGACAATATGGGTTATTTTTACTGCAGTATTATTTAGTGTGCTTCTTTTATTCACTGTAGTTGGATATCGTTACAAATTGCACTTACAATACTATTGTTTATTTATCGGAATGGCCAATCCACTTTTCCGGTAATTAAAATTAGAAACACTTGAATATGATGCATATATAGCTTATTGTGATGGCGACTATAAATGGGTATATGGACCTTTGCGCTTATTTCTCAAAGAAAGACGGACTTGTTATAAAGTACTTTTATTAGATAGAGGGGATGTCCTTGCTGGAGAACATAGACTTTTTGCTTTAAACAATTCAATTCCAAAATGCAAAAAGATAATCTTAGTAATTTCAAAAGAGTTTGTCAACAATGATTGGGCTTACTATGAAGCAACTGTTGGAATTGAACATTTCCTGGAATTACAAGCAAGAATAATATAAACCTgtaaaatataaccaaaacagaAATAACGCAATGTGTTCTTCAAATGATGTCATTGAACGCCAATGACCACATTCGTAAAACAGAcacatttaatgaaaataacattttctggGAATGTCTAGATCTAGCCATGAGACGTTCGTGAGGACATTGTCGTTATGGCTTATTTCAATTGCTGCTATtcaataattttatgttttttcattaTACATATGCATTGTCAGTCTAAAGCATATGTAAATTAAGTAAACATAAAAAACCAGCACGGTAGTACTTTAGATATGATGACTACTATATAGACAAAAGGAATAAAAGAAACCAATGATATTAAAATACGACCAGATATGCTCGCACGAGCAACTACTCTGAACAGTATGCGTGAAATGGCATTTGTGGTCAATATACGTAAATTTGGACATTGAATAAGGTGAAATCACACGTTATCTtgtatatgtaaaataaaaagacgCGATATGTTTTCTGACAAGATAACTATACGTTTAGTAATAAAGTACAGAGTTGATGaacattgatgaccaaaattcctaaaaactGACTGGCTGACAAGATGTTTTCAATATTGTTCCTGTATTTAACAAATATAACTAAGCATACTGagccattttcatttttgtttgttgttattggaaaaagaaatattcaaacagcattgatataatccttagctttacctgtaattttaaacAGCCGTCCTTTTTTCCGGTTGATTGATTTCCCGCCATTTGAGCTTTGCAAGTGTAAatgatgttttaccttctgtacctgtacttttgcaacgaaatttaaacttttttcacTAACGTTCTGaacacaccattggtaagaaaaacacataaatgTAAGAAAAAATTACAAGGGGCGTCAACCAGGTCTCCTCGAAAATAACCGTACGAAAGCTCTTTGAATGGTTGATGTTGTTTGCGTTGTTTctcgatttaatgtgcataagCCAACAGTTTAGAGACTAGCAAACATATATCGACAAATTGCAACTGCACTGAATAGGTCAATATGTCgtagaccaaaaaaaaaactattgtcaAGGGAGGAGCGCTACCTTCACTTAACGTCAACACGAGGCAAGTTTTTCTCCGGCAAGAagagtagtgcattgactaagggcagctgctggtgtgcctGTCAATCCTCTATTGATGCACTTCGGGCTTGGTCGAGAAATTGATTTTAAATGACAATATACTCATTTCGCCTTTTGATCCTTCCGCTCCATACAAATACAATTCCAAtgaatgtgagtgataaacatGCATATTGCTTCCAACGTGTCATAattccattttgttttttttagagtTATTTGTTGTTATGATGTTATAATACAATTCATTAtctttgttgctaaactttttagTTTAGTATAGAACATATTGAGGCATTATTTGCAAAAAACATTATCACGGAGTTTACTATTTTTTCAACATCTTTAACATATAACGTAAATGGTTTGATAGGAAAATTCCACATTGATATGTTAAAGTGAGATATTTGATCTGAAAATAAGATGAATCGCCAACCATAGCGATGCAAccaatttaatttttctaaaagtaAGCCACGAAAACGGCCCTCTATTTTGTTATCGTACATATTGTTTTCTGGAATGAAGTACTACAAGCAAACTGTATGCTCGACACAATAGACTAACCTGCTGACACATCGCATAAAACAAGGTATAATATAATTAGGTTTCCATACGGATAGTGGTAATTCTTCAGAAATTAGAGTTAATCTTTACATTCAGAGTAGTTTGCTATAACATCTTTCAGAATAATTTCCATGAGAGCATAGCAGAGTAATTTAATGTGAATAAATGTATTAATTAGAAGTTTTTCAGCCACCGAAAAGATACTCGCCATTCTAGAACCTCTTTAAGCAATTCGTTATCTCCGACTGGTACAAAAAGTACCCCGTGATTTATAATACTTTTTGGTTGACGTTATGACTAGGCCATGAGCTCCTTTATCGTGTTACCAACTGAACTGCGGGAGATACCTACGTTTTACAATGTAAATAGCAAGCAAAATTAAAAGGTTTTTTTGTCGTCAGTTATACATGGTCTATGAATTGTCATGCACAAATCATTTCTCAAcaagaatataaattattttatataatgcACTCACAAATAGTGTTTACCATTATCCtcacaatattacaaataaaggcaacagtagtataccgctgttcaaaactcgtaaatctatggacatgAAACTAAATTggtgtaacaaactaaaactaaaacaaaagtcTCCTTGAGGCAGAATTGTACGATTCATCCGGGAAAATTTCCAAAGACTGTAAGAACGCTTGTCGCGCGGATTCCTTGTCGCCAAATAATTGTAAAGCAATTCCCAATAAAGTGTAGGCCTCCGCTGTACTCCTCCCATCTGTCATTAAATATCTTTCTCCGATGACAAGTTTCAAATCTTGAATAGAATCCTGACAATATCTAACATTATTGAGGTGATAATGACAAAGAACACTAAGGAAGTATGCATACGCTGTGGATGaaacggaataatttttattccaTCCCTCCATTAAAAGTTCTTCTGGTGTTAACGTTGAATTCACTTCTAATTCTATCAGATCTACGAATATTATTTTCAGAAGATAAACAACACTTTTCTTGTTGAATGACAGCAGTTTAAGTGAATGGCAATGATTATTTGATAGAGTCATTCCAAAGAACAGTTTGTCGAAAGTACATTTCGATATAGAATACCGAATGATGTGTAAAGCTTTCCtgtattgctttgttttgtaaaaaaatgaagcTACCATAAGCCACCCAGAAACAGCGTCATGATAGACATTTGTTAGCAGAGTACTCAAACAGGatttgtactgtttgtattgGTATTTATTGTTGATAATTGCACCATCAAGTGGTAAACGCTGAGCTAGTCTACTGCACACATGTGATATGAAGTATGCATATAATTGCTTTAGTGAAAAATGGTGACACCATATGTTGTGTAATATTCCTGTGTATAATATATCAAACTTAGAATAagattttatggaaatatttgaacaatacaacaTACCTGGATTGCACTATTTTCTTAACGTCATTTACATATAATGTAAATGGTTCAATTGGAAAATTACACATCGATACAGCAAAGTTAGATATCtgatctgaaaataaaatgcatcGCCAACCATAGCTGTGTAACGTGTTTAATTTGTCTAAAAGTACATCACGATCACGGCCCTCTATTTTGTTCTCGAACATATTATTATCTGGAATGAagtaatgtaaacaaacagagTACTCGACAAAATAAACCAACCTGCTGAAACATCGCATAAAACAAGGTATAAGATTATCAGGCGTCCATACAGATGATGGTAGTTCTTCAGATAtccaaaaaataattgttttaaggaaATATGAACAGAGTAAATCTTTACATTCAGAATCATTTGCTATAACacctttcaaaattattttcaagagAGCATAGCACATTAATTGGGTGTGAGTAAATGTATTAATTAGAAGTTTTTCAGCCACTGAAAAAGATACTCGCCATTCTAGATCTTCTGTTGGTGATCCGTGAACTCCGATCGGTACAAAAAGTATCCCGTGATTTATAATACTTTGTGTGACGTTATGACTAGGCCATGAGCTACTTGATCGTGTTATCCAATTTACAACAGAAGATATCCATGTTTTACAATGAAaagaaaaggcaaaatcaaaatctccgTTTTTGTCAGTTATACACGGTCCatgaatttgtttgtttttatcccCAAACAGTAACATATTTCCCTTCCATAATGCACTCGAAACATAATGCCTACCATTATGTTCTTCACAACATTCCAAAATATACTTACTGCTGCTATATTCTAGTCTTAATTGAGTAAAACCAGGTTTTACATCGTCTGTTTCAATGGACAGATAATTTATACTTGGAACAAAGTCGGGTTGTGTATCCGCATTCACATTAATAAATTTTCCTACTTGCATTATATCTAAATCACTTCCTCGCATTTCAAGTCCTTCTCCATAGCTTCCACTTGTTATACGTGTAAATGACTTGGTACTTGCAAAATAATCTCTCACCGTGTTCATTAATCTGATTGCTTTGACATGTTCTTCTGTTCCTACGATGTTATGACACAGATAGTTATACAGAGCTAGTGATATGTTTGGTATAAAAGTGTCTGtaattagaaaattaaaacaaacatgataaaaacatGATTGAAGGTATATATCCAAAACTGTACATTTATAATGCCTTCactaattttgtaaacagttaagtTCTCCACAGTACATTTGTTTTGAACATTAAACTTAAATCAAACGAGATTTGAACATTCAGATGATGtgttatattacaaaaaaatataatagtagagtaaagttcaaaataaatgaatttgcgTCAGGAAAAAGCTCATCAATACATAAGTGGACTTACAAGTCAAAACAAAGAAATAAGAGACACAAATTAAACGTAACGTTGGGGAAAACGTATTTCCTTCAAACTCTTCcattatatagatttttttctacaaaacgcCTATTAAAGTATGAGTGACCGTACTATTTTTCATACTCaaactgtaaaagagggacgaaagataccaaagggacaatcaaactcaaaaatctaaaataaactgacaacgccatggctaaaaatgaaaaagacaaacagaaaaacaatagtacacatgacacaacatagaaaactaaagaaaaaacaacacgaaccccaccaaaaactaggggtgatatcaggtgctccggaagggtaagcagatcctgctcaacatgtggcacccgtcgtgttgcttatgtgattacaaatccggtaaatagtcttattcggtaggtcacatttatgaaaggaaaggggattgtagttacgacgtaaagaacatatccgatatcatttgtgaaacggttattccataacggtcaaccaactcgtgatggtgtccgtaaaattacgaagggatgatttcaacttcaccattt
It contains:
- the LOC139500651 gene encoding uncharacterized protein produces the protein MTDTFIPNISLALYNYLCHNIVGTEEHVKAIRLMNTVRDYFASTKSFTRITSGSYGEGLEMRGSDLDIMQVGKFINVNADTQPDFVPSINYLSIETDDVKPGFTQLRLEYSSSKYILECCEEHNGRHYVSSALWKGNMLLFGDKNKQIHGPCITDKNGDFDFAFSFHCKTWISSVVNWITRSSSSWPSHNVTQSIINHGILFVPIGVHGSPTEDLEWRVSFSVAEKLLINTFTHTQLMCYALLKIILKGVIANDSECKDLLCSYFLKTIIFWISEELPSSVWTPDNLIPCFMRCFSRLVYFVEYSVCLHYFIPDNNMFENKIEGRDRDVLLDKLNTLHSYGWRCILFSDQISNFAVSMCNFPIEPFTLYVNDVKKIVQSRYVVLFKYFHKILF